The following nucleotide sequence is from Aggregicoccus sp. 17bor-14.
CGATGACCTCGAGGATGGACTTCACGGGGGTGAAGTAGGCGTTCGCAATCCAGAGGCGGCGGGTGGCGGCGCCCATGACGAGCCGGCACATCCGCTCTGCGTCGGTGATTCCGAGCTGTCCATGGCTCGCCGCGAAGGCCGCGCGGACGGGGCCGGACTCCGGGAGGTCGGGAAACGCGTCGTTGGGCAGAAGGTCACCGCCACTCTCCTGCCAGGAGCGGGCGAAGGCGAGCTGAAGGCTTCGCACCGCGGGTCCTTCGACCCGGATGTTGGTGTCGCGCCAGGCCTCCTTCGAGAGCCCATCGCCGTCCCAGACCCGCCAGATGCCGAACCCGCCGGTGAAGCCGATGCGGCCGTCGATGATCGCAATCTTCGAGTGATTGCGGCTCATGAGCCGGCCAGCCACCTTGCCCTTCAAGGGGCGGTAGTAGTGCACCTCGCAGCCGGCGTCGGTGAGGCGGTGCTCGATCTTCTGGTCGAAGTCCCTGTCGCCGGAGATCTGCTCGCTGCCGATGGGGTCCACGACGACGCGGCACGCGACGCCTGCGCGGGCGCGCTCGATGAGGGCATCACAGATGCGGTCGGAGACCTCGCACGGGCGCCAGATGTAGACCTGGATGTGGACGCTCTCGCGCGCGCCACGAATGGCCGCCTCGAGCGCATCGAAGAGGTGGCGGTTCAGCAGCAGCTCGGCGCGGTGTCCCGGCTGCAGCCCCACGCCGAGCGACTGGTAGAGCGCGAAGGAGAAGCCCTCTGCGCCCGCGGGGATGGAGAGGCGGGTGCGCATCTCGTGGCGCGCCAGCTCGGCGCGGCTCGCCCCGGCGTCTGCGCCCGCCTGGGGCAGGATTCCCTCGGACATGGGGAAACCTAGGGCATGCGCCCGGGTGGTGCAGTCATCCGGGGCAGGATCTGCGTGAGGGGCCCCTCTTGCTCACGGAACGGCGGGGCCCTTCCGGGTGCAGAGCTCCAGGGCAGAGCAGAGTCGGTCCTCGTCTACGGGCTTCAACAGCGAGAGGGCGA
It contains:
- a CDS encoding phosphatidylserine/phosphatidylglycerophosphate/cardiolipin synthase family protein — protein: MSEGILPQAGADAGASRAELARHEMRTRLSIPAGAEGFSFALYQSLGVGLQPGHRAELLLNRHLFDALEAAIRGARESVHIQVYIWRPCEVSDRICDALIERARAGVACRVVVDPIGSEQISGDRDFDQKIEHRLTDAGCEVHYYRPLKGKVAGRLMSRNHSKIAIIDGRIGFTGGFGIWRVWDGDGLSKEAWRDTNIRVEGPAVRSLQLAFARSWQESGGDLLPNDAFPDLPESGPVRAAFAASHGQLGITDAERMCRLVMGAATRRLWIANAYFTPVKSILEVIASQRERGVDVRLLAPGPVHDVPLIRASQRATYAELLRNGVRIFEYQPSMMHAKTMLVDDWLSVIGSTNLDALSLNKLGEGSMLLADPGLANELERAWEQDMRHSREITLENGGRTNPLRRLARRATQILGKDR